In Acinetobacter sp. WCHAc010034, a genomic segment contains:
- the tkt gene encoding transketolase: MTTPLNERRIANAIRVLAMDAVQKANSGHPGAPMGMADIADVVWREFLNHNPTNPQWPNRDRFVLSNGHGSMLQYALLHLTGYDLSIEDVKAFRQLHSKTPGHPELGYAPGIETTTGPLGQGIANAVGFALAEKTLAAQFNKEDIQVVDHFTYCFLGDGCLMEGVSHEACSLAGTLGLGKLIAYYDDNGISIDGEVEGWFSDDTEQRFLAYGWQVLRVDGHDADAIRAATVEAKAETKKPTIIICKTVIGLGSPNKQGKEDCHGAPLGNDEIALTREALGWKEEPFVIPADVYAAWDAKAKGTESEAAWNETFAAYAAKYPAEAAELKRRVSGELPADFAAQADAYIAEVNAKAETIATRKASQNALQAFGPLLPEILGGSADLAGSNLTLWKGCVGVQDNPAGNYVHYGVREFGMTAIANGVALHGGFIPYVATFLMFMEYARNAVRMSALMKQRVIHVYTHDSIGLGEDGPTHQPVEQIASLRGTPNLNTWRPCDTVEAAISWKSALMRAEGPTALIFSRQNLPFQARTDAQIADVAKGGYVLAEEKGELKAIIIATGSEVSLAMDAYAQLEGVRVVSMPCAEEFVKQDAAYREAVLPSHIRARVAVEAAHVDYWWKFVGLDGKVIGMTTYGESAPAKDLFQFFGITAEAVVAAVKELTA; the protein is encoded by the coding sequence ATGACAACCCCGCTTAACGAACGCCGTATTGCAAACGCAATTCGTGTATTGGCAATGGATGCTGTGCAAAAAGCAAATTCAGGACATCCAGGTGCTCCAATGGGGATGGCAGATATCGCTGATGTGGTATGGCGTGAATTTTTAAATCACAACCCAACAAACCCGCAATGGCCGAACCGTGACCGTTTTGTACTGTCTAATGGCCATGGCTCAATGCTGCAGTATGCATTGCTGCATTTAACTGGTTATGACCTTTCAATTGAAGATGTAAAAGCTTTCCGCCAATTGCATTCTAAAACGCCGGGCCATCCGGAATTAGGTTATGCGCCGGGTATTGAAACGACTACAGGCCCTTTAGGTCAAGGCATTGCAAATGCGGTCGGTTTTGCGCTGGCTGAAAAAACCTTAGCGGCGCAATTCAACAAAGAAGACATTCAGGTTGTAGATCACTTCACTTACTGCTTCTTGGGCGACGGCTGTTTAATGGAAGGCGTTTCGCATGAAGCATGTTCATTGGCGGGCACTTTAGGCCTTGGCAAGCTGATTGCTTACTACGATGACAACGGCATTTCAATTGACGGCGAAGTAGAAGGCTGGTTCTCTGACGATACAGAGCAGCGTTTCCTGGCTTACGGCTGGCAAGTGCTCCGTGTAGACGGCCACGATGCCGACGCAATCCGCGCAGCGACTGTGGAAGCGAAAGCTGAAACTAAAAAACCGACAATCATCATCTGCAAAACGGTTATCGGCTTAGGCTCTCCAAACAAGCAAGGTAAAGAAGACTGCCACGGCGCGCCGCTGGGCAACGACGAAATTGCGCTGACCCGCGAAGCGCTGGGCTGGAAAGAAGAGCCATTCGTTATTCCTGCTGACGTTTATGCAGCCTGGGATGCTAAAGCTAAAGGCACTGAATCTGAAGCTGCCTGGAATGAAACTTTTGCTGCTTATGCTGCAAAATATCCAGCAGAAGCTGCTGAACTGAAACGCCGTGTAAGCGGTGAATTGCCTGCTGATTTCGCTGCTCAAGCCGATGCGTATATTGCTGAAGTGAATGCAAAAGCTGAAACCATTGCAACACGTAAAGCCAGCCAGAACGCGCTTCAAGCTTTTGGTCCGTTGCTTCCTGAAATTTTAGGCGGTTCTGCTGACCTTGCCGGTTCTAACCTGACTCTTTGGAAAGGCTGTGTCGGCGTTCAGGACAATCCTGCAGGCAACTATGTGCATTACGGCGTGCGTGAATTCGGCATGACTGCAATCGCCAACGGTGTTGCACTGCACGGCGGCTTCATTCCTTATGTAGCAACATTCCTGATGTTTATGGAATATGCGCGTAATGCAGTACGTATGTCTGCACTGATGAAACAGCGCGTGATTCATGTGTATACGCATGACTCAATTGGTCTAGGCGAAGACGGCCCGACGCATCAACCTGTAGAACAAATTGCTTCTTTGCGCGGTACGCCAAACTTGAATACATGGCGCCCATGCGACACCGTTGAAGCGGCGATTTCTTGGAAATCTGCACTGATGCGCGCTGAAGGCCCAACTGCATTAATCTTCTCTCGTCAAAACCTGCCGTTCCAGGCGCGTACTGATGCTCAAATTGCTGATGTTGCTAAAGGCGGTTATGTATTGGCTGAAGAAAAAGGCGAATTGAAAGCAATCATCATTGCAACAGGTTCTGAAGTTTCATTGGCGATGGATGCGTATGCGCAGCTTGAAGGCGTGCGTGTTGTCTCTATGCCATGTGCTGAAGAATTTGTTAAGCAGGATGCTGCTTACCGTGAAGCGGTTCTGCCGTCACATATCCGCGCGCGTGTTGCCGTAGAAGCTGCGCATGTGGATTACTGGTGGAAATTTGTCGGCCTAGACGGCAAAGTGATTGGCATGACCACATACGGTGAGTCTGCGCCAGCGAAAGACCTGTTCCAATTCTTCGGCATTACTGCTGAAGCGGTTGTAGCTGCGGTAAAAGAACTGACTGCTTAA
- the metK gene encoding methionine adenosyltransferase, whose product MREYAVFTSESVSEGHPDKMADQISDAILDAILKEDPYARVACETLVKTGAVVLAGEITTTANVDFEAIVRHTVNGIGYHHTDLGFDGSTCAVINMIGKQSPEIAQGVDRQKPEDQGAGDQGLMFGYASRETDVLMPAPISYAHRLMEKQAELRRDGSLPWLRPDAKSQVTFAYENGKPVRLDAVVLSTQHDAEISQANLKEAVIEEIVKKIIPAEMFHAGTKFHINPTGLFVIGGPVGDCGLTGRKIIVDTYGGMARHGGGAFSGKDPSKVDRSAAYAGRYVAKNIVAAGLADKCEIQVSYAIGVAEPTSISINTFNTGKVSDELIIQLVREHFDLRPYGITRMLNLIQPMYKQTAAYGHFGREGSDTAFTWEKTDKVEALKASAGL is encoded by the coding sequence ATGCGCGAGTACGCTGTATTTACTTCGGAATCTGTAAGCGAAGGCCATCCGGATAAAATGGCTGACCAAATCAGTGACGCCATTTTGGATGCAATCTTAAAAGAAGACCCATATGCGCGGGTTGCTTGTGAAACGCTTGTAAAAACAGGTGCTGTAGTACTTGCTGGTGAAATCACAACAACTGCCAACGTTGACTTTGAAGCAATCGTTCGCCATACCGTAAATGGCATTGGTTACCACCACACTGACCTCGGTTTCGACGGTTCTACCTGCGCGGTCATCAACATGATCGGCAAGCAGTCGCCTGAAATTGCTCAGGGTGTTGACCGTCAAAAACCTGAAGATCAAGGCGCGGGCGACCAAGGCCTCATGTTTGGCTATGCCAGCCGTGAAACTGACGTATTGATGCCGGCGCCTATTTCATATGCGCACCGCTTAATGGAAAAGCAGGCTGAATTGCGCCGCGACGGTTCACTGCCTTGGCTGCGTCCAGACGCAAAAAGCCAAGTGACTTTTGCCTATGAAAACGGCAAGCCGGTGCGTTTGGATGCGGTTGTGCTTTCAACCCAGCACGATGCTGAAATTTCACAAGCGAACCTGAAAGAAGCTGTGATTGAAGAAATCGTGAAGAAAATCATTCCAGCTGAAATGTTCCATGCAGGCACAAAATTCCATATCAACCCAACAGGCCTGTTCGTGATTGGCGGCCCTGTGGGCGACTGCGGCTTAACCGGCCGTAAAATTATTGTTGATACTTACGGCGGCATGGCGCGCCACGGCGGCGGCGCTTTCTCCGGCAAAGATCCATCGAAAGTTGACCGTTCAGCTGCTTACGCAGGCCGTTATGTCGCGAAAAACATTGTGGCTGCCGGTTTGGCGGACAAATGTGAAATTCAAGTGTCTTATGCCATTGGCGTAGCAGAGCCGACATCTATTTCAATCAACACTTTCAACACCGGCAAGGTTTCGGATGAATTGATTATTCAATTGGTCCGCGAGCACTTTGACCTGCGCCCTTACGGCATTACCCGCATGCTGAACCTAATTCAGCCAATGTATAAGCAAACCGCTGCCTATGGCCACTTTGGCCGCGAAGGTTCGGACACTGCATTTACCTGGGAAAAAACCGACAAAGTTGAAGCGCTTAAAGCATCTGCCGGCCTTTAA
- a CDS encoding YceI family protein, which translates to MNFKALTIGLAVASAATLSMAKPVAYQIDPTHTATVFSWSHFGFSTPSANFSDIQGTINVDNAKPENSSVNVTIPLSSLNTNVKALDEHLQKADFFDAAKYPNITFKSTKVQAAGKNKYKITGNLTVKDVTKPVVLDAVLNKQGVHPMTKAESIGFNATTSFNRSAFGVGAYVPNVGDKITVNITTEASVPAAK; encoded by the coding sequence ATGAACTTTAAAGCATTAACAATCGGTTTAGCTGTTGCGTCAGCTGCAACGCTTTCTATGGCTAAACCAGTTGCATACCAAATTGACCCAACGCATACAGCGACTGTATTCAGCTGGAGCCACTTCGGTTTCTCTACGCCATCCGCGAACTTCAGCGACATTCAAGGCACAATTAATGTTGACAATGCCAAACCTGAAAATTCATCGGTGAATGTGACCATTCCATTATCCAGCCTGAACACAAACGTCAAGGCGCTGGATGAGCATTTGCAGAAAGCGGATTTCTTTGATGCTGCAAAATATCCAAACATCACCTTTAAAAGCACCAAAGTTCAGGCCGCAGGCAAGAACAAATACAAAATTACCGGCAACCTGACGGTTAAAGATGTGACTAAGCCGGTTGTGCTGGATGCTGTGCTGAATAAGCAAGGCGTGCATCCAATGACTAAAGCTGAATCTATTGGCTTCAATGCGACAACATCATTTAACCGTTCTGCATTTGGCGTAGGCGCATATGTGCCGAATGTCGGCGATAAGATTACAGTCAATATTACAACTGAAGCGTCGGTTCCTGCTGCGAAGTAA
- a CDS encoding DUF3916 domain-containing protein produces the protein MRRLALSEKKERGIPRKLRNLKLWSERFKGYFPDLTDYDDRYFNWKIPVPLNLVVGRHSKDSDKALCAQYVLNACQHLIEAKPEGLGFCKVVCVIMQLDMFSSEICIYLDEQYFNAHTCSGTLYDSGCILSDEKSLVKRWGLKLPQMLSERGIHIEYIDPEDETANYLSDHWYFFEKA, from the coding sequence ATGAGAAGATTGGCATTATCTGAAAAGAAAGAACGCGGCATTCCCCGAAAATTACGAAACTTAAAGTTATGGAGTGAGCGTTTTAAGGGCTATTTCCCTGACTTAACTGATTATGATGACCGATATTTTAACTGGAAAATTCCAGTGCCTTTGAATTTAGTGGTGGGGCGCCATAGTAAGGATTCTGATAAAGCGCTTTGTGCGCAGTATGTGCTGAATGCCTGCCAGCATTTAATAGAGGCGAAGCCAGAAGGGCTTGGTTTTTGTAAAGTTGTTTGCGTTATTATGCAGCTGGATATGTTTTCAAGCGAAATCTGCATCTATTTGGATGAGCAATATTTCAATGCACATACTTGTTCAGGCACACTATATGATTCAGGCTGCATTTTATCTGATGAGAAAAGCTTAGTGAAACGCTGGGGCTTGAAGCTTCCTCAAATGCTGTCTGAACGCGGAATTCATATTGAATATATTGATCCTGAAGATGAAACTGCTAACTATCTTTCTGATCACTGGTATTTTTTTGAAAAGGCATAA
- a CDS encoding glutamine amidotransferase: protein MTSAFPDTIYAIQHLAFEDLGALEDVFYQLGFRVRYFEAGVDDLTLAFKHTGLTIILGGPIGVYEAEDYPFLQQEIDLLKQRLASGLPTIGICLGAQLIAHALGAKVYAGHAKEIGWSQLSLAEVPDNILAPLAETPVLHWHGDTFDLPEHATLLASSDLYPNQAFSVGQNILALQFHIEAAADSMEKWLIGHTCELRKASISIPALRADNLRYAGSLEPQAQLIAEKFMRHLTR from the coding sequence ATGACTTCCGCATTTCCAGACACGATTTACGCCATTCAGCATCTTGCTTTTGAAGACTTGGGCGCGCTTGAAGATGTTTTTTATCAGCTGGGTTTCCGCGTACGCTACTTTGAAGCCGGCGTCGATGATTTGACCCTAGCTTTTAAGCACACAGGCCTGACCATCATTTTAGGCGGGCCGATTGGAGTCTATGAGGCGGAGGACTATCCTTTCCTGCAGCAGGAAATTGACTTGCTCAAGCAGCGCCTGGCAAGCGGCTTGCCCACCATTGGCATCTGCTTAGGCGCGCAGCTGATTGCGCATGCCTTGGGCGCAAAAGTCTATGCAGGGCATGCCAAGGAAATTGGCTGGAGCCAGCTCAGCCTTGCCGAAGTCCCGGACAATATTTTGGCGCCGCTGGCGGAAACGCCCGTGCTGCATTGGCATGGCGATACTTTTGACCTGCCTGAACATGCCACGCTATTGGCCAGTTCCGATCTTTACCCAAATCAGGCTTTTTCCGTCGGCCAGAATATCCTCGCCTTGCAGTTTCATATAGAAGCAGCAGCCGACAGCATGGAAAAATGGCTGATTGGCCACACCTGCGAGCTGCGCAAAGCCAGCATCAGCATTCCTGCTTTGCGCGCAGACAATCTGCGTTATGCAGGCAGCTTAGAACCGCAAGCTCAATTAATTGCGGAAAAATTTATGCGCCATTTAACCCGTTAA
- a CDS encoding monooxygenase has translation MAVILQVDFPTQGPFGTEMSKAFQPLAESINHEDDMLWKIWTENKDTQEAGGIYLFDTASHAEQYLKMHTARLEGFGIQNIRSRIFEINQPLSHINQATFL, from the coding sequence ATGGCTGTAATCCTTCAGGTAGATTTCCCGACTCAAGGGCCATTTGGCACAGAGATGTCCAAAGCCTTTCAGCCGCTCGCTGAAAGCATTAATCATGAAGATGACATGCTGTGGAAGATATGGACTGAAAATAAAGATACTCAGGAAGCAGGCGGCATCTATCTTTTTGACACTGCATCTCATGCAGAACAGTATCTGAAAATGCATACTGCCCGGCTAGAAGGCTTTGGCATCCAAAATATCCGCAGCAGAATATTTGAAATCAATCAGCCTTTATCGCATATTAATCAAGCAACTTTTTTATAG
- a CDS encoding TonB-dependent receptor plug domain-containing protein, with translation MKRMHPYLKLSALSYAVLTISSSVWAAQEEPPAASPQAVQTLPTLSFQVEQAPAVQKDPDISAVAKTIVTREEMEKFGDQSVNDALRRAAGFQMPAAGQGPRGGSGSMRFRGGGAPVFLINGEPVQGGPRGGMSVIDSITPDMIERIEITKQPSVAQASVASSAVINIILKEPLDGTRLSGTARAGYDIAKSNANEEQRKNISLQMDGRDDAWVYSLSANQMWNDTTTVSQIQNTGGLNTTQKRTINRTSQMISPRAEYLIDDQQKVIAELFWRNNESEGSMRDQIQEDKNDSIRLNTRYERKDQGNSDKIRLSIEQQNETELPRSALRQSYTDEQVNEYGLAYDGVRKFDQSKQIKFGTDLRASELESNIAAALDEQRYALYAEGSWQFTPRQTLTLGARQEWISRSGLVDYSDQHLSPVLAHRFDFDDRWSLQTNISQAFSSPRANQLLPTVSVSADADAGTLNNPDRGGNPFLRPEKINAYETTLGYNTPAGGVNITAYYREINDYIEKAIRNENAQGGLCAAGDADCRFVERPYNQDNAATYGVEVAGRYALKQTENGHSFMLNAQLSTVRAEIEADNGAKRLASDVAPYTASTGLSYGYQPWRISASANLNYTPEYTRRLSNEPYDRTSNQRVNMDLSLTKRLDSGWSASVNARNILSTDYKERLSSTADGSLYQARVNEAIPSVLFSVEKKF, from the coding sequence ATGAAACGCATGCACCCATATTTAAAATTAAGCGCTTTAAGTTATGCTGTATTGACCATTTCATCATCTGTCTGGGCAGCTCAGGAAGAGCCGCCGGCAGCCAGCCCGCAAGCCGTGCAGACCTTGCCGACCTTAAGCTTTCAAGTTGAACAGGCGCCTGCTGTGCAAAAAGATCCAGACATCAGCGCGGTGGCCAAAACCATTGTCACCCGTGAAGAAATGGAAAAATTCGGCGATCAGTCGGTAAATGATGCGCTGCGCCGTGCAGCCGGTTTTCAAATGCCCGCGGCCGGACAAGGCCCGCGCGGCGGTTCGGGCAGCATGCGTTTCCGCGGCGGCGGCGCGCCAGTTTTTTTAATTAACGGCGAGCCTGTGCAAGGTGGCCCGCGCGGCGGCATGTCTGTCATCGACAGCATTACGCCCGACATGATTGAACGCATTGAAATTACCAAGCAGCCGAGTGTCGCGCAGGCCTCAGTTGCTTCTTCAGCGGTCATCAACATTATTTTAAAAGAGCCTTTGGACGGCACGCGCTTAAGCGGCACGGCGCGCGCAGGCTATGACATTGCAAAATCAAATGCAAACGAAGAGCAGCGCAAGAATATCAGCCTGCAGATGGATGGCCGTGATGATGCATGGGTTTACAGCCTGTCCGCCAATCAGATGTGGAATGACACAACTACTGTCAGCCAAATTCAAAACACTGGCGGCCTGAACACCACACAAAAGCGCACAATCAACCGGACTTCGCAAATGATCAGCCCGCGCGCGGAATACCTGATTGACGATCAGCAGAAAGTCATCGCAGAATTGTTTTGGCGCAATAATGAAAGCGAAGGCAGCATGCGCGATCAAATTCAGGAAGATAAAAACGACAGCATCCGCCTGAATACCCGCTATGAACGCAAGGATCAAGGCAATTCAGATAAAATCCGCCTGTCCATAGAGCAGCAGAATGAAACCGAGCTGCCCCGTTCTGCGCTCAGGCAGTCTTATACTGATGAGCAGGTAAATGAATACGGGCTGGCCTATGACGGCGTGCGCAAGTTTGATCAAAGCAAGCAAATCAAGTTCGGTACAGATTTGCGCGCCAGCGAGCTGGAAAGCAATATTGCCGCGGCTTTAGATGAGCAGCGCTATGCCCTGTATGCCGAAGGCAGCTGGCAGTTTACACCGCGCCAAACCTTAACCTTAGGCGCGCGTCAGGAATGGATCAGCCGTTCCGGCTTGGTGGATTACAGTGATCAGCACCTCAGCCCTGTGCTTGCCCACCGCTTTGATTTTGATGACCGCTGGTCTTTACAGACCAATATCAGCCAGGCATTCAGCAGTCCGCGCGCCAATCAGCTCTTGCCGACAGTTTCGGTGTCTGCCGATGCGGATGCCGGCACGCTGAACAACCCTGACCGTGGCGGCAATCCATTCTTAAGGCCGGAAAAAATCAATGCCTACGAAACTACTTTGGGCTATAACACTCCTGCAGGCGGCGTGAACATCACGGCGTATTACCGCGAAATTAATGACTATATTGAGAAAGCCATCCGCAATGAAAATGCGCAAGGCGGCTTATGCGCCGCAGGCGACGCAGACTGCCGTTTTGTAGAACGGCCGTATAATCAGGACAATGCGGCGACTTATGGGGTAGAAGTTGCCGGACGCTATGCCCTGAAGCAAACTGAAAATGGCCATTCTTTCATGCTGAATGCGCAGCTGTCTACCGTGCGGGCGGAAATTGAAGCAGACAATGGCGCCAAGCGCCTAGCCAGCGATGTTGCCCCATACACTGCCAGCACGGGCCTGTCCTACGGCTACCAGCCGTGGCGCATCTCCGCCAGCGCGAATTTGAATTATACGCCTGAATATACCCGCAGATTAAGCAATGAGCCTTATGACCGCACCAGCAATCAGCGCGTAAATATGGATCTCAGCCTGACCAAGCGCTTGGACAGCGGCTGGTCAGCTTCCGTCAACGCGCGCAATATTTTAAGCACCGATTATAAAGAGCGCCTCAGCAGCACAGCGGACGGCAGCCTGTATCAAGCCCGCGTCAATGAAGCGATTCCAAGCGTGCTGTTCAGTGTAGAGAAAAAGTTCTAA
- a CDS encoding GNAT family N-acetyltransferase, with the protein MQNQINIIELSKITYDAWFKLWTAYQSFYQTDLSAEVSQNTWSKLINSELTHIYGYAAVVDSEVAGIVHVIEHDSCWTVKPYAYLQDLYTHADLRGKGIAGKLIAHVYEQAMQRQCDRVYWLTHQDNETAQRLYDKVARKTGFIQYRM; encoded by the coding sequence ATGCAGAATCAAATCAATATTATCGAATTATCAAAAATTACTTACGACGCTTGGTTTAAGCTTTGGACAGCGTATCAGTCTTTTTATCAAACGGATTTATCGGCGGAAGTGAGTCAGAATACATGGAGCAAGCTGATTAATTCTGAACTTACTCATATTTATGGATATGCTGCTGTCGTGGATTCTGAGGTTGCCGGTATTGTCCATGTAATTGAACATGACAGCTGCTGGACGGTTAAGCCTTATGCTTATTTGCAGGATTTGTACACGCATGCAGATTTGCGTGGCAAGGGCATCGCTGGGAAATTGATTGCGCATGTGTATGAGCAGGCAATGCAGCGGCAGTGTGACCGCGTGTATTGGCTAACGCATCAGGATAATGAAACCGCGCAAAGGCTTTATGATAAAGTCGCAAGAAAGACGGGATTTATTCAATACCGAATGTAA
- a CDS encoding YeeE/YedE family protein has product MSVIAAPSGRSHGSAWVAFALLIAGTLGAYQISGLNQALLFLIGGALGMTLYHASFGFTSSWRVFIKERRGRGLRAQMLMLALAVLLFFPALGAGELFGNPVEGFVSPVSLSVMIGAFIFGIGMQLGGGCASGTLYTVGGGSARMIVTLAFFCAGSLFATAHLDWWFNLPHLAPISVVQSLGVMPALLLNFMLFALIAGATVYFEKKRHGSLEAEPQSQTQGWKRFIRGPWPLLWAGVLLTLLNFATLALAGRPWGVTSALAVWAAKTASFAGVDVASWSYWQQPANAKALSDSIWLDITSVMNFGIMLGALLAASLAGKFAPNFNIPKRSLLAAVIGGLLLGYGARLAYGCNIGAYFSGIASGSVHGWLWLVFAFAGNSIGVKLRPAFFPGERPQPEKLTGC; this is encoded by the coding sequence ATGTCTGTTATTGCTGCGCCATCCGGCCGATCACATGGATCGGCTTGGGTGGCTTTTGCCTTATTAATTGCCGGCACGCTCGGCGCTTATCAAATTTCCGGCTTAAATCAGGCCCTGCTGTTCCTGATCGGCGGTGCATTGGGCATGACCCTGTATCATGCATCTTTTGGCTTCACTTCAAGCTGGCGGGTCTTTATTAAGGAGCGCCGCGGCCGCGGGCTGCGCGCGCAAATGCTTATGCTGGCGCTCGCCGTGCTGCTGTTTTTCCCGGCCTTGGGCGCAGGCGAACTCTTTGGCAATCCGGTCGAAGGCTTTGTCAGCCCCGTTTCCCTGTCGGTGATGATTGGCGCTTTCATCTTCGGGATTGGCATGCAGCTGGGCGGCGGCTGCGCATCCGGCACGCTGTATACGGTTGGCGGCGGCAGTGCGCGCATGATTGTGACTTTAGCCTTTTTCTGCGCCGGCTCTTTATTCGCCACGGCGCATTTGGACTGGTGGTTCAACCTGCCGCATTTGGCGCCGATTTCCGTGGTGCAAAGCCTTGGCGTTATGCCTGCCCTGCTGCTGAATTTCATGCTGTTTGCGCTGATTGCCGGCGCCACGGTGTATTTTGAAAAGAAGCGCCACGGCAGCTTAGAGGCTGAGCCGCAAAGCCAGACCCAAGGCTGGAAGCGCTTTATCCGCGGCCCTTGGCCTTTGCTTTGGGCCGGTGTTCTCCTCACCCTGCTGAATTTCGCCACTTTAGCGCTGGCCGGCCGGCCTTGGGGCGTAACGTCTGCGCTGGCGGTCTGGGCCGCCAAAACAGCCAGCTTTGCCGGTGTGGATGTCGCTTCATGGAGCTATTGGCAGCAGCCGGCTAATGCCAAAGCCCTGAGCGATTCGATTTGGCTGGATATTACTTCGGTGATGAATTTCGGCATTATGCTCGGCGCCTTGCTGGCGGCCAGCCTTGCCGGCAAGTTCGCGCCGAATTTCAATATTCCCAAGCGCTCGCTGCTGGCTGCCGTCATTGGCGGCCTGCTGTTAGGCTACGGCGCGCGCCTGGCCTATGGCTGCAATATTGGCGCATACTTCAGCGGCATTGCCTCCGGCAGCGTGCATGGCTGGCTGTGGCTGGTTTTCGCCTTTGCCGGCAACAGCATTGGCGTTAAG
- a CDS encoding VIT1/CCC1 transporter family protein: MSFPHHSEHHYIHRTGWLRAAVLGANDGIISVTSLIMGMAASGASAQTLLITCIAGLISGASSMAAGEYISVKSQEDIEKADLDMEHRELQRNPENELKELTQIYIARGLQPELAHQVAVQLTAKNALEAHARDEIGIHDNTAAKPLLAAGSSAVAFSLGALLPMFSILLSPEQYAAAAVMAVGVLSLALLGALSSYFAGTSMLKGSFRVTAWGVAAMLFASWIGSLFDVAPV; the protein is encoded by the coding sequence ATGTCTTTTCCACATCATAGCGAGCATCATTATATTCACCGCACGGGCTGGCTGAGGGCCGCGGTGCTGGGCGCAAATGACGGCATTATTTCGGTGACCAGCTTAATTATGGGTATGGCAGCCAGCGGCGCATCGGCGCAGACGCTGCTGATTACCTGCATCGCCGGCCTGATTTCAGGCGCAAGCTCCATGGCCGCCGGTGAGTACATTTCGGTGAAATCACAGGAAGATATAGAAAAAGCCGACTTGGACATGGAGCACCGCGAGCTGCAGCGCAACCCGGAAAATGAATTGAAAGAACTGACGCAAATCTATATTGCGCGCGGGCTGCAGCCAGAGCTGGCGCACCAAGTCGCGGTGCAGCTCACGGCAAAAAATGCCCTGGAAGCGCATGCCAGAGATGAGATCGGCATTCATGACAATACCGCAGCCAAGCCGCTGCTGGCGGCAGGCTCTTCGGCGGTGGCCTTTTCTTTGGGCGCGCTATTGCCCATGTTTTCCATACTGCTCAGCCCTGAGCAGTATGCCGCTGCCGCAGTCATGGCCGTTGGCGTGCTTTCGCTGGCGCTGCTGGGCGCGCTGTCCAGCTATTTTGCCGGAACCTCCATGCTGAAAGGCAGTTTCAGGGTAACAGCCTGGGGAGTTGCAGCCATGCTATTCGCCAGCTGGATCGGCTCGCTTTTTGATGTTGCGCCAGTGTAA
- a CDS encoding LysE family transporter translates to MSALLGIAIIHLFALISPGPDFLFVTQSAIRQSRMHALYAALGVSLSILVWAVCALSGLHFIFQKIAWLQQVLMILGGCYLFYLGFQMLKAALSKSTAGVKAAAASKPKSKWALLLQGFFTNMANPKALIYFSSIFALAIDSSASLSSQSTLLFMIWIESLLWFAAVAYLFSMPKMNQIYQRLSKWIDGITGGIFISFGCYLLLNRNS, encoded by the coding sequence ATGTCCGCACTTTTGGGTATTGCGATCATTCATCTTTTTGCATTGATTAGCCCCGGCCCTGACTTTTTATTTGTGACGCAAAGCGCGATCCGCCAGTCACGCATGCATGCTTTATATGCGGCTTTGGGCGTTTCGCTGAGCATCTTAGTTTGGGCTGTTTGCGCCTTAAGCGGCCTGCATTTTATTTTTCAAAAAATTGCATGGCTGCAGCAGGTGCTGATGATTTTAGGCGGCTGCTATCTTTTTTACTTAGGCTTTCAAATGCTGAAAGCGGCGCTCAGTAAAAGTACAGCAGGCGTAAAAGCTGCGGCGGCATCGAAACCCAAATCTAAATGGGCGCTGCTGCTTCAGGGATTTTTTACCAATATGGCAAACCCTAAAGCCCTGATTTACTTTAGCAGTATTTTTGCTTTAGCCATCGACAGCAGCGCTTCTCTGAGTTCACAAAGTACTTTATTATTCATGATTTGGATCGAAAGCCTGCTGTGGTTTGCTGCAGTGGCCTATCTTTTTTCCATGCCGAAAATGAATCAAATCTACCAGCGGCTGAGCAAATGGATTGACGGCATTACCGGCGGTATTTTCATAAGTTTCGGCTGCTATCTGCTGTTGAATAGAAATTCTTGA